From a region of the Mycoplasma miroungigenitalium genome:
- the mraZ gene encoding division/cell wall cluster transcriptional repressor MraZ, with translation MYGQYQRSVDSKNRIALPSKLRDALGSKFYLTIGMENVIELRSVEEFDKLTADLTSQSLYDKNARLLKRWWLGNTHEIELDSQSRFVIPKSILTKGAIQKDVVFIGVGDSVELWATEIYEEYESKMSVEDLEMAAQALAQRVK, from the coding sequence ATGTACGGACAATATCAAAGAAGTGTTGATTCAAAAAATAGAATTGCCTTACCATCAAAATTGCGTGATGCGTTAGGTAGCAAGTTTTATTTGACTATTGGCATGGAAAATGTAATTGAATTACGGAGTGTTGAAGAATTCGATAAATTAACCGCGGATTTAACTTCGCAAAGTCTTTATGATAAGAATGCGAGATTATTGAAACGTTGATGGTTGGGTAACACCCACGAAATTGAACTTGATTCTCAATCACGTTTCGTTATTCCAAAATCTATTCTTACCAAAGGCGCTATCCAAAAAGATGTAGTCTTCATTGGCGTTGGTGACTCTGTTGAATTATGAGCTACCGAAATTTATGAAGAATACGAATCAAAAATGAGTGTTGAAGATTT
- a CDS encoding single-stranded DNA-binding protein → MNKVLLVGRIANDIRGFTTPSGVNWCRTSVAVTRRTNSTEPITDFIPLVAWRATADFMSKYLTKGSLVSIEGSFTTGSYNGQNGVVRTYEVTVETINSLESRQQRERRAADTSNIDNSFNPQRNQTTFSGSSKPTSNYSATDTQVFNTPTSNANEAKHNFAVFDEDDDLQ, encoded by the coding sequence ATGAATAAAGTATTACTGGTTGGAAGAATCGCTAACGATATTAGAGGTTTTACTACCCCTAGTGGCGTTAATTGATGTAGAACTTCTGTCGCAGTTACAAGAAGAACAAATTCAACCGAACCAATTACAGATTTTATACCATTAGTAGCCTGAAGAGCCACCGCTGATTTTATGTCAAAATACTTGACAAAAGGATCGTTAGTGTCTATTGAAGGTTCATTTACGACAGGTTCATACAATGGCCAAAATGGAGTTGTTAGAACCTATGAAGTTACAGTTGAAACAATTAACTCTTTGGAATCTCGTCAACAACGTGAAAGAAGAGCAGCAGATACTTCAAACATCGATAATTCATTTAATCCTCAAAGAAATCAAACTACATTTAGTGGATCATCAAAACCTACATCAAATTATAGCGCTACAGATACACAGGTATTTAATACACCAACATCTAACGCTAATGAAGCAAAACATAACTTTGCCGTATTTGATGAAGATGACGATTTACAATAG
- a CDS encoding L-threonylcarbamoyladenylate synthase, translated as MNKYEKIFITTTDTVCGIGGPISEETLETIYELKQRPAHKKIMILVGSLEQAQKFKEWNEEANNVALKFWPGAVSIVVNNQGFRMPNHPKLNEFLLKNGPMYVTSANISGQEPIQINQAKIVFPQITNVFNFGQVSGKASRIYNVDSKEWIR; from the coding sequence ATGAACAAGTATGAAAAAATTTTTATAACAACCACAGACACTGTTTGTGGTATCGGCGGACCAATTAGTGAAGAAACTTTGGAAACTATTTATGAGCTTAAACAACGTCCGGCTCATAAAAAAATAATGATTTTAGTTGGTTCATTGGAGCAAGCTCAAAAATTCAAGGAATGAAACGAAGAAGCAAATAATGTAGCATTGAAGTTTTGACCTGGTGCAGTAAGTATTGTTGTCAATAATCAAGGTTTCAGAATGCCGAATCATCCAAAACTTAATGAGTTCTTATTAAAAAATGGTCCAATGTATGTTACAAGTGCCAATATTTCGGGTCAAGAACCAATTCAGATTAATCAAGCTAAAATTGTTTTCCCTCAAATAACAAATGTTTTTAATTTTGGTCAAGTTTCAGGTAAAGCAAGTCGAATTTATAATGTTGATTCCAAAGAGTGAATAAGATAA
- the rpsF gene encoding 30S ribosomal protein S6, with protein MHKYEIMMLLDPKANHEIGFELVESVFGKSNIIKAEKLENTTLAYPVNHSTQGQYLLIQLNGEASLVAEFVRRSNISKEIWRQLVINLDTEKGLGKERKTWAGKKVYNPAEKSERRPFKKSYDAESKVERKPRTPKAEKAE; from the coding sequence ATGCATAAATATGAAATTATGATGCTCCTAGATCCTAAAGCTAACCACGAAATTGGATTCGAGTTAGTTGAAAGTGTCTTTGGAAAATCAAACATCATTAAGGCAGAAAAACTAGAAAACACAACTCTAGCTTATCCAGTAAACCATTCAACACAAGGACAATATCTTTTAATTCAACTAAACGGAGAAGCTTCATTAGTGGCTGAATTCGTTCGTCGTTCAAATATCTCTAAAGAAATTTGAAGACAATTAGTTATCAATTTAGATACAGAAAAAGGTTTAGGCAAAGAAAGAAAGACTTGAGCTGGCAAAAAAGTTTATAATCCAGCCGAAAAATCTGAAAGAAGACCTTTCAAAAAATCTTACGATGCAGAATCAAAAGTTGAAAGAAAACCTAGAACACCAAAAGCTGAAAAAGCTGAATAA
- a CDS encoding MAGa7180 family putative nuclease — translation MAKRKYNGVDYDLDVVNQTLKLRTQYHEDLLSKPAGKGFKKFGGSSIGNIFETDSFKGQFLAFLHMARLAPPIFVKKYVKAGEAVEPMVFDLMKKKFPKLDIEHIEASKVGYDYFKETHDIVGGVPDGLIPSKKIVLEMKAVQAKKQAIWEQNNNLNVPLDYRKQAELYAYLLGYPRYSIVATYLEEGDYEKPELIDLNQRNIAQYMFDVDQNKARDDLETIVKFWKYYSRTGISPKYDARRDAKVVEYLMCHNEQEWEELFNKWKRFGDVDEDIEFWQVK, via the coding sequence ATGGCAAAAAGAAAATATAACGGTGTAGATTACGATTTAGACGTGGTTAATCAAACACTTAAATTAAGAACTCAATATCATGAGGATTTATTAAGTAAACCTGCAGGTAAAGGATTTAAAAAATTTGGTGGCTCATCAATAGGCAATATTTTTGAAACTGACTCATTCAAAGGGCAATTTTTAGCATTTTTACACATGGCTAGACTAGCGCCTCCAATTTTTGTTAAAAAGTATGTGAAGGCCGGTGAAGCTGTCGAACCAATGGTTTTTGATTTGATGAAAAAGAAATTTCCAAAGCTTGATATCGAGCATATCGAAGCTTCAAAGGTTGGTTATGATTATTTTAAAGAAACTCATGACATCGTCGGGGGAGTTCCTGATGGATTGATACCTTCAAAAAAAATAGTATTAGAAATGAAAGCGGTGCAAGCTAAAAAACAAGCAATTTGAGAACAAAACAACAATCTTAATGTTCCATTAGATTATCGAAAACAAGCTGAATTGTACGCCTATCTATTAGGATATCCAAGATATTCAATAGTTGCTACTTATTTAGAGGAAGGCGATTATGAAAAACCTGAGTTAATAGATTTAAATCAAAGAAATATTGCCCAATATATGTTTGATGTTGACCAAAACAAAGCACGCGATGATTTAGAAACAATTGTAAAATTTTGAAAATATTATTCAAGAACTGGTATAAGCCCAAAATATGATGCTAGACGCGATGCGAAAGTTGTCGAGTATTTAATGTGTCATAACGAACAGGAATGAGAAGAATTATTCAATAAATGAAAAAGATTTGGAGATGTAGATGAAGATATTGAGTTCTGACAAGTTAAATAA
- a CDS encoding potassium channel family protein, giving the protein MPRKSIQNICVIGAGRFGEAVIRQLLTMKVSLLVVDKDEANLKMFADLVDKLVVADAADTKTLKALGINDMDIVVVATNDNIEIVAALTELKVDNIIARAKSARHANVLQQIGVNVIIRPEQEAGVRTALLAANPNFAKYSKGLQELGDGFVMGTSLLTNPSLINKTIKECKFVEKGVSIVLIKRGAQSILPNGFSVLQAGDIITILGKVHDVTHVFGLMNKVTK; this is encoded by the coding sequence ATGCCAAGAAAATCTATACAGAATATCTGCGTTATCGGAGCAGGGCGTTTCGGAGAAGCAGTCATCAGACAACTTCTTACAATGAAGGTTTCATTACTAGTAGTAGACAAAGACGAAGCAAACCTAAAAATGTTTGCTGATTTAGTTGATAAATTAGTTGTCGCAGATGCCGCTGATACCAAAACCTTAAAAGCTTTAGGGATTAATGATATGGATATTGTTGTTGTAGCTACTAACGACAATATTGAAATAGTCGCTGCTCTGACTGAATTAAAAGTTGACAACATTATCGCAAGAGCTAAATCAGCTCGTCACGCTAATGTTTTACAGCAAATCGGAGTTAATGTAATTATTCGTCCCGAACAAGAAGCGGGAGTAAGAACTGCTCTTTTAGCTGCCAACCCAAACTTTGCTAAATATTCAAAAGGTTTACAAGAATTAGGAGATGGGTTTGTGATGGGTACTTCTTTACTAACTAATCCTTCACTAATTAATAAAACAATTAAGGAATGTAAATTCGTCGAAAAAGGTGTCAGCATCGTATTAATAAAACGTGGAGCCCAAAGCATCCTACCAAATGGTTTTAGTGTCTTGCAAGCCGGTGATATCATCACAATATTAGGAAAAGTACACGATGTTACACACGTTTTTGGTTTAATGAACAAAGTAACTAAGTAA
- the rpsR gene encoding 30S ribosomal protein S18 → MAKFRSKKPAFNRRRRSLIADLNLNYIDYKDIELLNKFVTNTGQIKPRALTGLSAKDQRKVAMAIKRARFMALMPYAKERVRVVNNPTH, encoded by the coding sequence ATGGCAAAATTCCGTTCAAAAAAACCTGCTTTCAACAGACGTCGTAGAAGCTTAATCGCTGACTTAAACCTAAATTACATTGATTACAAAGATATTGAATTGCTAAATAAATTCGTTACAAACACAGGTCAAATTAAACCGCGTGCTTTAACAGGATTATCAGCAAAAGACCAAAGAAAAGTTGCAATGGCAATCAAAAGAGCTCGTTTCATGGCTCTAATGCCTTACGCTAAAGAACGTGTACGTGTTGTAAACAACCCTACACACTAA
- a CDS encoding MAG0130/MAG3770 family membrane protein, translating to MARQSYSDLDIDNNITESFVKCARRKKLNISLFVILILLIIAIIALISCVKLITPWWATLVSILILFLPALIINIYLNYVRFCLIIERIYRQDNPKVWTKYKPRYLSIIFDTKVALWTHNISHKKISKINKFDSYKLINLLANSN from the coding sequence TTGGCTAGACAAAGTTATTCAGACTTAGATATAGATAATAATATTACTGAGTCATTTGTAAAATGTGCCCGTCGTAAAAAACTCAATATTTCTCTATTTGTAATATTAATTTTACTGATTATTGCTATCATTGCACTTATTTCATGTGTCAAATTAATTACTCCATGATGAGCAACGTTAGTTTCAATCCTTATATTATTTTTGCCTGCATTAATAATCAATATTTACCTAAATTATGTTCGCTTTTGTTTAATCATTGAACGTATTTATCGACAAGATAATCCTAAAGTTTGAACCAAGTATAAACCAAGATATTTAAGTATTATTTTCGATACAAAAGTAGCTCTTTGAACACACAATATTTCTCATAAGAAGATTAGCAAAATTAATAAATTCGATTCATATAAACTAATAAATTTGCTAGCAAATTCTAATTAG
- the topA gene encoding type I DNA topoisomerase, which translates to MSKLVIVESPNKVATIKKYLGDDFDVLASVGHIAKLSTRTIGNTIMGIKIDEWEPVYVIDSTKKSTVKKLKSAVKKADEVFIATDPDREGEAIGDHLVKYLDIQDKYSRIKYNEITKDAILKAISHPGKLDEALIDAQKARRMLDRIIGFKLSKLMKQKLSNSPTKPSAGRVQSIALKLIVDREKLIEAFIPRDYHKACAYINENFKADYYNDSNPSGEKDWIYPEEKDEISEKIFAQPNSLVVESIKETRKKMGAITPLKQAVLYKKSPFSSQSTQRAAQNLYEGYGDGGLISYPRTDSTRLSQYFIDNARKYIKIKYGKEYVSEEIKGFSGDQDAHEAIRPTDITLTPEEAKNKFKLNNYDYQVYKLIYEHTLQALINVPIRMSKAYVFDKQGLKFRLTTSKILFNGYYVVKGEREEVEDPNYSEGQVISVEKFEVTDHQTNPPSRYSEGSLIEALDNIKVGRPSTFASTVKIVLDREYAENINGALHPTEFGRIVMDKLTESFPKIIEEGYTAQVEEELDLIAQSKVDLKPVMQEFWDNFNRVYDEAEKTMEHTTISYEFANEKCPQDGAELIIRKNRYGNKFIGCPNFPKCKFAKNYEK; encoded by the coding sequence ATGAGTAAATTAGTTATTGTTGAATCGCCAAATAAAGTGGCAACCATAAAAAAATATTTAGGAGATGATTTTGATGTTCTAGCATCAGTTGGCCATATTGCTAAACTTTCAACCAGAACAATTGGCAATACAATCATGGGTATTAAGATTGATGAATGAGAACCTGTATATGTGATTGATTCTACAAAAAAAAGCACTGTTAAAAAACTTAAGTCAGCCGTTAAAAAAGCTGATGAGGTTTTCATTGCAACTGACCCTGACCGAGAAGGAGAAGCTATCGGAGATCACTTGGTTAAGTATTTAGACATTCAGGATAAATACTCTCGTATTAAATACAATGAAATAACCAAAGATGCAATTTTAAAAGCTATTTCACACCCAGGAAAACTTGATGAAGCATTAATCGATGCCCAAAAAGCACGTCGTATGTTGGATAGAATTATTGGTTTCAAACTAAGCAAATTAATGAAACAAAAACTTTCTAACTCTCCGACAAAACCATCAGCTGGTAGAGTTCAATCGATAGCATTGAAATTAATTGTTGATAGAGAAAAATTAATTGAAGCTTTTATTCCAAGAGATTATCATAAAGCTTGTGCTTACATCAATGAAAATTTCAAGGCAGATTATTACAATGATAGTAACCCAAGCGGTGAAAAAGATTGAATTTATCCAGAAGAAAAGGATGAAATATCTGAAAAAATATTTGCACAACCAAATTCATTAGTTGTTGAAAGCATAAAAGAAACAAGAAAAAAAATGGGCGCTATAACACCATTAAAACAAGCTGTTTTATATAAAAAATCACCTTTTTCTTCGCAATCAACACAAAGAGCAGCTCAAAATTTATATGAAGGATATGGAGATGGCGGTTTAATTAGTTATCCACGTACAGATTCGACTAGATTAAGTCAATATTTTATAGATAACGCACGTAAATATATTAAAATTAAATATGGTAAAGAATATGTTTCAGAGGAAATCAAAGGTTTTTCGGGTGATCAAGACGCCCACGAAGCTATTAGACCTACAGACATTACATTAACTCCTGAAGAAGCAAAAAATAAGTTTAAATTAAATAATTATGACTACCAAGTTTATAAATTAATTTATGAACACACACTACAAGCATTAATTAATGTACCTATTAGAATGTCTAAAGCTTATGTTTTTGATAAACAAGGTTTGAAATTTAGATTAACAACCTCTAAAATTTTGTTTAATGGTTATTACGTAGTTAAAGGTGAACGCGAAGAAGTTGAAGATCCTAATTACAGTGAAGGTCAAGTGATTTCGGTTGAGAAATTTGAAGTAACCGATCACCAAACAAACCCACCTTCAAGATATAGTGAAGGTTCATTGATCGAAGCTTTGGATAATATAAAAGTTGGACGTCCCTCAACATTTGCTTCAACAGTAAAAATTGTTCTAGATCGTGAATATGCTGAAAATATTAACGGGGCTCTACATCCTACTGAATTTGGTCGTATCGTTATGGACAAATTAACTGAATCATTCCCAAAAATAATCGAGGAAGGTTACACTGCTCAAGTTGAAGAAGAGTTGGACTTAATCGCTCAGAGCAAAGTTGATTTGAAACCGGTTATGCAAGAGTTTTGAGACAACTTCAATAGAGTTTATGATGAAGCTGAAAAAACAATGGAACACACAACAATTTCATACGAATTTGCTAACGAAAAATGTCCACAAGATGGAGCGGAACTTATCATTAGAAAAAACAGATATGGCAATAAATTCATTGGTTGTCCCAATTTCCCAAAATGTAAATTCGCTAAGAATTACGAAAAATAA
- a CDS encoding TrkH family potassium uptake protein, with protein MKKPNWETRWRNSRFKQNLTSFFYWLKKVSNVRIILITYLAIIILASLVLWSPITHQTTDKISYIDALFTTASAFSDTGLVTKTSWKTWNMFGQAVIAFLILAGGIGIFALKIFFFTLLFPKAKNSITDMEILAHERGGDNFGQNKRVIINSVSALLIITIIAGFALSVYFYLAEPKVAGDIKLHGDFIASQGDWALSFRYGFFHTISALNNAGFDIIGDNSLMSYYHNIELQIFFVILFVIGGLGYPVIYDLLNCIKIKIKYRGKNKKYVFKLITKISTSTYLITTVVGFIVILTFEASAKNEMLTFWNKAEYGNIAEKIWQSLFLTLSTRSAGFSTINIQHLTMGSVVMMSILMFIGAGPVSTGGGIRTTTIAILILALASKISGRPSVRAFRRRVDDDTVKMSFIIFSISVFLVFVGALIVSSSTIDYGGKLDHNKFGFAHLLFEVSSAFGTSGLTVGVTSNMNVVSKLVIILIMFIGQFGISSTVLVWGGKKNYSYKYDYIHEEVMIG; from the coding sequence ATGAAAAAACCAAATTGAGAAACACGCTGACGTAATTCTAGGTTTAAACAAAATCTTACTTCATTTTTTTATTGATTAAAAAAAGTATCAAATGTTCGTATCATTTTGATAACTTATTTAGCAATAATAATTTTAGCAAGTTTAGTTTTATGAAGTCCAATTACGCACCAAACAACTGATAAAATATCCTACATTGATGCTTTATTTACAACTGCATCAGCTTTTAGTGACACTGGTTTGGTAACCAAAACTAGTTGAAAAACTTGAAATATGTTCGGTCAGGCAGTCATAGCATTTTTAATTTTGGCTGGAGGAATTGGTATTTTTGCCTTAAAAATATTTTTCTTTACTTTATTGTTTCCTAAAGCTAAAAATTCAATTACAGATATGGAAATTTTAGCCCACGAACGCGGGGGAGATAATTTTGGCCAAAATAAACGAGTAATAATTAATTCTGTTTCTGCTTTATTAATTATTACAATAATTGCCGGATTTGCTTTAAGCGTGTACTTTTATTTGGCTGAACCCAAAGTTGCTGGCGATATCAAGTTACACGGAGATTTCATTGCTTCGCAAGGAGATTGGGCATTATCATTTAGATATGGTTTCTTCCATACAATTTCAGCCTTGAACAATGCTGGATTTGACATTATTGGTGATAATTCGCTAATGTCTTATTATCACAATATAGAATTACAAATATTTTTCGTAATTTTATTCGTTATTGGCGGTCTTGGTTACCCAGTTATTTATGATTTATTAAATTGCATAAAAATAAAAATAAAATACAGAGGCAAAAATAAAAAATATGTTTTTAAATTAATAACAAAAATTTCAACAAGCACTTACCTTATTACTACAGTAGTGGGCTTTATTGTTATATTGACATTTGAAGCTAGTGCTAAAAATGAAATGCTGACATTTTGAAATAAAGCAGAATACGGAAATATAGCTGAAAAAATTTGACAATCACTTTTCCTAACATTATCTACTCGTTCAGCAGGTTTTAGTACCATTAATATACAACATTTAACTATGGGGAGTGTAGTTATGATGTCGATATTAATGTTTATTGGGGCAGGTCCTGTTTCTACTGGTGGCGGTATTCGTACAACAACTATTGCCATCTTAATACTTGCTCTTGCTTCAAAAATTAGCGGGCGTCCTTCAGTTCGGGCATTTAGAAGAAGAGTTGATGATGACACTGTTAAAATGAGTTTTATTATTTTCTCTATTTCAGTATTTTTGGTGTTTGTTGGCGCATTAATAGTTTCATCAAGTACCATAGATTACGGTGGCAAATTAGATCACAATAAATTTGGTTTTGCCCATTTATTGTTTGAAGTTTCAAGTGCATTTGGTACTAGCGGGTTAACAGTTGGCGTCACTTCTAATATGAATGTTGTTTCAAAACTCGTGATAATTTTAATTATGTTTATAGGTCAATTTGGTATTAGTTCAACCGTTTTGGTTTGAGGCGGCAAAAAGAATTACTCATATAAATATGATTATATTCATGAGGAGGTAATGATTGGCTAG
- a CDS encoding UU173 family protein, giving the protein MKILSSDKLNKDNTKVISFSQFKTYYTSQPYFIWSEKDSEGNSIIPNVDINGFKLFLDSAIDSSSDNEPLHQFDFLKELNDDEEESYYDNKYLSDMAKSFFTSEWNYKMENQNMFTTAYKQACDYLIKYHGDNLSTSYMQRVFPVTQLHLADEFLNDFFVDKNKTLLLDPTFCYLAKKGDANFVVKATCFAYCKEHCTLYFQKMKSSTNIDDYLKAYFTYNVALKSGIKINNIKFVIFDFDNDKKGRITFRTVDGSFSSASASSVKREGISLTKDTNKLIVRDLINSGLAHSQSNYEGVKASVYNSFKLGFVFDNPKSKDVTIFSTKILDNIKNNELFIPDLTVNLKEAKYEEFDQSISKIIDASKITKPVYSIKQNGELIFDLSTDSTGWGKNKELNTIKNLYLGPHYVYSSGNGGTGNSLKILDQNHIDKHKFIVDKLYSFPNYFTNKALELISELMIKDLKIVWYDYEGVSSLIPIFDGLKSWRQVPHQVSVIITQNGQVVSEEDVIKDPKNLELIDLVDVIIRVHSSADKYVVFNKNYENTRNLEIRDLVKQRYDNFDQNNTADVEFVNQMRARGFDSWLDFEILVKHIYDNTFDLLECFTTKTDITDQVFYVSQYIKYNEYHKPSFKLNLKEFEGNLDDYKKICDKYRRNTFADKELKTIRIMELLGYTSIKKLEKLITKSGYQYRWKIKEYAGLEIKNGSMALELAVNRNANCTKDNEWAAKVEKLKEYCHNDVVAMIVVYEFILGFIADVFPEIYGFEFELNKNEKLAVDFDSKKLIKVSIK; this is encoded by the coding sequence ATGAAGATATTGAGTTCTGACAAGTTAAATAAAGATAATACAAAAGTTATTTCTTTTAGCCAATTCAAAACATATTACACAAGTCAACCTTATTTCATTTGATCTGAAAAGGACTCAGAAGGGAATTCAATCATTCCCAATGTTGACATTAACGGTTTCAAATTGTTTTTAGATTCTGCGATTGATTCTTCATCAGATAACGAGCCATTACATCAGTTCGATTTTTTAAAAGAACTTAATGATGATGAAGAAGAATCTTATTACGATAATAAATATTTAAGTGACATGGCCAAAAGCTTTTTTACTAGTGAGTGAAATTACAAAATGGAAAATCAGAACATGTTCACAACGGCATATAAACAAGCTTGTGATTATTTGATTAAATACCATGGAGATAATTTATCGACATCTTATATGCAAAGAGTTTTTCCGGTTACTCAGCTACATTTAGCTGATGAATTTTTAAATGATTTTTTTGTAGATAAGAACAAAACATTACTATTAGATCCAACATTTTGTTATCTAGCAAAAAAAGGTGACGCTAATTTTGTTGTTAAAGCAACTTGCTTCGCATATTGTAAAGAACATTGCACTTTATATTTTCAAAAAATGAAAAGCTCTACTAATATAGATGATTATCTAAAAGCTTATTTTACTTATAATGTTGCTCTAAAATCTGGTATTAAAATTAATAACATAAAATTCGTTATTTTTGATTTCGATAACGATAAAAAAGGAAGAATTACATTTCGCACAGTTGATGGGTCTTTTTCGAGCGCTAGCGCTTCTTCAGTTAAAAGAGAAGGAATAAGTTTAACTAAAGACACAAATAAATTGATTGTTCGTGATTTAATTAATTCTGGATTAGCCCATTCGCAGTCGAATTATGAAGGAGTGAAGGCAAGCGTTTATAATTCATTTAAACTAGGATTTGTTTTTGATAACCCGAAATCCAAAGACGTTACAATATTTTCAACTAAAATTCTAGATAATATCAAAAATAATGAATTGTTTATCCCAGATCTTACCGTTAATTTAAAAGAAGCTAAATATGAAGAATTTGACCAATCTATTTCAAAAATAATTGATGCAAGTAAAATTACTAAACCTGTTTATTCAATAAAACAAAATGGTGAATTGATTTTCGATTTATCTACCGATTCGACCGGTTGAGGTAAGAATAAAGAGTTGAATACAATTAAAAATCTATATTTAGGACCGCACTATGTTTATTCATCAGGCAATGGTGGCACAGGTAATTCATTAAAGATATTAGACCAAAATCATATTGATAAACACAAATTTATTGTCGATAAGTTATATAGCTTTCCGAATTATTTCACAAATAAAGCTCTAGAATTAATCAGTGAATTAATGATTAAGGATTTGAAAATTGTCTGATATGACTATGAAGGAGTTAGCTCGTTAATTCCAATTTTTGATGGGCTTAAATCGTGAAGGCAAGTTCCTCATCAAGTTTCTGTGATTATTACACAAAATGGTCAGGTTGTTTCAGAAGAAGATGTTATTAAAGACCCCAAGAACTTAGAACTTATAGATTTAGTCGATGTAATAATTAGAGTTCATAGTTCAGCAGATAAATATGTTGTTTTCAATAAAAATTACGAAAACACAAGAAACTTAGAAATCAGAGACTTGGTCAAACAGCGTTATGATAATTTTGACCAAAATAATACCGCTGATGTTGAATTTGTAAATCAAATGAGAGCACGTGGATTTGATTCGTGGTTAGATTTTGAAATTTTAGTTAAACATATTTATGATAATACATTCGATTTATTAGAGTGTTTTACAACCAAAACTGATATAACAGATCAAGTGTTTTATGTCTCACAATATATAAAATATAACGAGTATCACAAACCGTCATTCAAATTAAATCTTAAAGAATTTGAAGGAAATCTAGATGATTATAAAAAAATCTGCGACAAATATCGTCGCAACACGTTTGCTGATAAAGAATTAAAAACTATTCGAATAATGGAACTACTTGGTTACACAAGTATTAAAAAACTTGAAAAATTAATCACTAAAAGTGGTTATCAATATCGTTGAAAAATTAAAGAGTATGCCGGATTAGAAATCAAAAATGGTTCTATGGCACTAGAGCTAGCCGTAAACAGAAATGCCAATTGCACCAAAGATAATGAGTGAGCTGCTAAGGTCGAAAAATTAAAAGAGTATTGTCACAATGACGTTGTTGCAATGATTGTTGTTTACGAATTCATCCTAGGCTTTATTGCGGATGTATTTCCAGAGATTTACGGTTTTGAGTTTGAATTAAATAAAAATGAGAAATTGGCAGTTGATTTTGATAGTAAAAAACTTATTAAAGTATCAATTAAATAA